A single genomic interval of Parvularcula marina harbors:
- a CDS encoding glycosyltransferase family 2 protein → MTQEGPALSVIIVNYNSGERLTRVFAALDRQTWRDFETLLVDNASSDDSASLAAEYPHLVTVKMSPVNTGFAGGVMIGAAMAKGEWLVVLNPDAYPESDWLEKLMAAAMEYGPETLLGSVQLTEDEEDRLDGLGDVYHMSGVAWRGGFGKSAALTPTEDREIFAPCFAAAALHRERFLSLGGLDEDFFCYHEDVDFGFRHRLAGGRAVLVHDAIVHHEGSGITGRYSDFTVFHGIRNRMWTFVKNTPLALMPVMLPAYLFFSAGFLLRSFMLGIGKPYMRGFAAGVKGLPRMLKKRGEVQKTRTAALGRIAGILNWSPIAPFRRAPDLRPISPPQP, encoded by the coding sequence ATGACACAAGAGGGTCCAGCGCTATCCGTCATCATCGTCAACTACAACTCAGGCGAACGTCTCACCCGGGTTTTCGCGGCGCTCGACCGCCAGACATGGCGTGATTTCGAGACCTTGCTCGTCGACAATGCTTCGAGCGATGACAGCGCGTCTCTCGCGGCAGAATATCCTCATCTTGTCACCGTAAAGATGTCGCCGGTCAATACCGGTTTCGCAGGTGGCGTGATGATCGGTGCGGCCATGGCGAAAGGCGAATGGCTGGTCGTCCTGAACCCCGATGCCTATCCCGAATCAGACTGGCTCGAAAAGCTGATGGCCGCCGCGATGGAATATGGCCCCGAGACCCTGCTCGGCTCGGTCCAGCTCACCGAAGACGAAGAGGACCGCTTAGACGGGCTCGGCGATGTATATCACATGAGCGGCGTCGCCTGGCGCGGAGGTTTCGGGAAATCCGCCGCGCTGACCCCGACCGAAGACCGGGAGATTTTTGCGCCCTGCTTTGCCGCTGCGGCGCTTCATCGGGAACGGTTCCTTTCACTCGGCGGGCTCGATGAAGACTTCTTCTGCTATCACGAGGATGTCGATTTCGGCTTCCGCCACCGGCTGGCAGGTGGACGCGCCGTTCTGGTCCATGATGCGATCGTTCATCATGAGGGATCGGGGATCACGGGTCGATATTCGGACTTCACCGTCTTTCACGGCATCCGCAACCGGATGTGGACCTTTGTGAAGAATACCCCCCTCGCGCTGATGCCGGTCATGTTGCCGGCCTATCTCTTTTTCAGCGCGGGCTTCCTGTTACGTTCCTTCATGCTGGGGATCGGCAAGCCCTATATGCGCGGCTTTGCGGCAGGCGTGAAAGGCTTGCCCCGTATGCTGAAGAAACGCGGCGAGGTGCAGAAGACAAGAACGGCGGCGCTGGGCCGGATTGCCGGTATCCTGAACTGGTCCCCGATTGCGCCCTTCCGCCGGGCGCCAGACCTCAGACCGATCTCGCCGCCGCAGCCATGA
- a CDS encoding DUF58 domain-containing protein, whose amino-acid sequence MTNALTLERHASEAAQNLPALLANAETLAATLTAGAHGRRRPGPGETFWQYRDYTQNDPASAIDWRQSARVPNRYFVRETEWETAATVRLWCSQAESMEYGSRSVTKLWRAEILTTALALLLTKAGEKIGVLPPEGPGQGGQRAVMTLAEYLVSPHRESEDPLPPLCPPGTTQAVYISDFHAPTEDLVKRLKEIAATGVPTHLIAISDIAEETFPFTGRVLFEPPREHHHARLFGDAKAIADAYFKARRAHFGVVEDTCRRFGFTFIRHRTDGPATPALAQIHNAVAGQVR is encoded by the coding sequence ATGACGAATGCCCTGACGCTTGAACGGCACGCATCAGAGGCGGCGCAGAACCTGCCCGCCCTTCTAGCCAATGCCGAAACGCTCGCCGCGACACTGACCGCTGGCGCCCATGGGCGCAGGCGGCCGGGGCCCGGTGAGACCTTCTGGCAGTACAGGGACTATACCCAGAACGACCCGGCCTCGGCAATTGACTGGCGCCAATCGGCCCGCGTGCCGAACCGCTATTTTGTCCGCGAGACCGAATGGGAGACCGCCGCCACGGTGCGTCTGTGGTGTAGTCAGGCCGAGAGCATGGAATATGGCTCACGCAGCGTCACCAAGCTGTGGCGGGCGGAAATCCTGACGACTGCGCTTGCGCTTCTTCTGACCAAGGCTGGAGAGAAGATCGGCGTCCTGCCGCCTGAAGGCCCCGGACAGGGCGGACAGCGCGCGGTCATGACGCTCGCGGAATATCTCGTCTCCCCGCATCGCGAAAGCGAGGATCCTCTGCCGCCGCTCTGCCCGCCGGGCACGACACAGGCCGTCTATATCTCCGACTTTCATGCGCCGACGGAGGATCTCGTCAAACGTCTCAAGGAGATCGCCGCAACCGGCGTGCCGACGCATCTGATCGCCATCTCCGATATCGCCGAGGAGACTTTCCCCTTTACCGGCCGCGTTCTTTTCGAGCCGCCGCGCGAGCATCATCATGCAAGGCTGTTCGGGGACGCCAAAGCGATTGCCGATGCTTATTTTAAGGCACGACGCGCGCATTTCGGGGTCGTTGAGGATACCTGCCGGCGTTTCGGGTTCACCTTCATCCGTCACCGCACGGATGGACCGGCAACCCCGGCACTGGCGCAGATCCATAACGCTGTCGCAGGGCAGGTCCGCTGA
- the sppA gene encoding signal peptide peptidase SppA: MTVWGFLKGLFKAVIGLSLLAQSLLFLLILVTLISITSNASKTLSGASGEGPSLEVPDNGALLLNPRGVLVETAPPEDTLGDALAAAFGARSENQISVHELVRVLRSAAEDDRIDVLVLDLQGLYVPSIYASKAHYVAAEVEKFRATGKRVIAIGDYYSQEQYLIASEADTILLNDFGGLEIIGYGSYGTFFKSALDKLKVKSNVFRVGTFKAAVEPFLRDDMSEEAKLANRAYLGVLWDQYALAVDENRDLQTSVKTYANNTGELMREAGNNVAMAALNAGLVDQLMNRPDQIEFIASLVGRDDNSKYGGFRGVGYETYKVSAKTPEIRKDSAKIAVVTAAGTIVDGDEPYGVAAGDTIARQLREARFNNDVRALVLRVDSPGGSAFASEVMRDELLKLKEAGKPVVVSMGSLAASGGYWISASADEIWAAPTTVTGSIGVFGYVPTFEDTLAEVGVFTDGVGTTPLAAISAAGMGPLPEAYGEIIQASIEDVYRRFTSLVAEGRGMSVERVDEIGQGRVWIGATAIEIGLVDKLGTIDDAIASAASRAGVEDYDVIGMTRPKTPFEKFLENLAGAEVDAHADVAAQMFGGTSSRSVDMTKLVRFALEEGRFLLGFNDPQGVYVRCLQCPVAY, translated from the coding sequence TTGACGGTCTGGGGTTTCCTTAAAGGCCTCTTCAAGGCGGTAATCGGCCTGTCGCTTCTGGCGCAGTCGCTCCTGTTTCTGCTGATTCTGGTCACGCTGATCAGCATCACCTCCAATGCTTCCAAAACTCTTTCCGGTGCGTCTGGTGAAGGTCCGTCGCTTGAAGTGCCGGATAATGGCGCGCTGCTGCTTAATCCGCGCGGCGTGCTGGTTGAGACCGCGCCGCCCGAAGATACGCTGGGCGATGCGCTGGCTGCGGCCTTCGGTGCCCGCTCCGAAAACCAGATTTCCGTCCACGAGCTGGTGCGCGTTCTTCGCAGCGCCGCCGAGGATGACCGGATCGATGTCCTCGTTCTCGACCTTCAGGGACTCTATGTTCCGTCCATCTATGCGTCGAAAGCTCATTATGTCGCGGCGGAAGTCGAGAAATTCCGGGCCACAGGTAAGCGGGTGATCGCCATCGGTGATTACTACAGCCAGGAGCAATATCTGATCGCTTCCGAGGCGGACACGATCCTGCTCAACGATTTCGGTGGTCTCGAGATCATCGGTTACGGCTCTTACGGCACCTTCTTCAAATCAGCTCTCGACAAGCTGAAAGTAAAGTCGAATGTCTTCCGTGTCGGGACGTTCAAGGCGGCGGTCGAGCCCTTCCTACGCGATGATATGTCTGAAGAAGCCAAGTTGGCTAACCGCGCCTATCTCGGCGTTCTCTGGGACCAGTATGCGCTGGCTGTCGATGAGAATCGCGACCTTCAGACCAGTGTGAAAACCTACGCCAACAATACCGGCGAGCTGATGCGCGAGGCAGGCAACAATGTTGCCATGGCGGCGCTGAACGCGGGTCTTGTCGACCAGCTCATGAATCGCCCCGATCAGATCGAGTTCATCGCCTCGCTCGTTGGGCGCGATGATAACAGCAAATATGGCGGCTTTCGCGGCGTCGGATATGAGACTTACAAGGTCTCTGCGAAGACCCCGGAAATCCGCAAGGACTCAGCGAAGATCGCTGTCGTCACCGCTGCCGGCACCATCGTTGATGGGGACGAGCCTTACGGTGTGGCCGCTGGCGACACGATTGCCCGCCAACTTCGCGAAGCCCGGTTCAACAATGATGTGAGAGCACTTGTCCTGCGCGTCGACAGCCCCGGCGGCTCGGCCTTCGCGTCCGAAGTCATGCGGGACGAACTCCTGAAACTGAAAGAAGCCGGCAAGCCGGTCGTCGTCTCCATGGGCTCGCTTGCAGCCTCCGGCGGCTACTGGATCAGTGCCAGCGCAGATGAGATCTGGGCTGCGCCAACCACGGTCACAGGCTCCATCGGTGTCTTCGGCTATGTCCCGACTTTCGAGGACACGCTGGCTGAAGTCGGTGTCTTCACGGATGGTGTCGGCACGACCCCGCTGGCTGCGATTTCCGCTGCCGGGATGGGCCCACTTCCGGAAGCCTATGGCGAAATCATTCAGGCCTCGATCGAAGACGTCTATCGCCGCTTCACCAGCCTCGTCGCTGAAGGCCGCGGCATGTCCGTCGAGCGTGTTGACGAGATCGGCCAGGGCCGTGTCTGGATCGGCGCGACCGCCATCGAAATCGGCCTCGTCGACAAGCTGGGCACGATTGATGACGCGATTGCTTCCGCTGCCAGCCGTGCTGGTGTCGAGGATTATGACGTCATCGGCATGACCCGTCCGAAAACGCCGTTTGAGAAATTCCTTGAGAATCTCGCTGGCGCCGAAGTCGACGCCCATGCTGATGTCGCCGCGCAAATGTTCGGGGGCACGTCTTCCCGCTCGGTCGATATGACAAAACTGGTCCGCTTTGCCCTCGAAGAAGGCCGGTTCCTTCTTGGGTTCAACGATCCGCAGGGCGTCTATGTGCGCTGTCTGCAGTGCCCGGTCGCGTACTGA
- a CDS encoding CoA pyrophosphatase, with the protein MRAAVKMESIEDRLLALGRTAAGQAERPLFHELNPDRDYSPILKSPPQNPRPASVLIPVLNRPQGHTVLFTVRSPTMPSHAGQISFPGGGPKDGDQGPVETALREASEEVGLPADAVEVASVFGEHHGGLGYRVTPVVGIVRTPPEIRICTREVDEAFEVPLSFLTDLGNHIVIDKAFRGIDYRMYAIPYDDAGTERHIWGLTAGILHTLALAWNGQPVAP; encoded by the coding sequence ATGAGGGCCGCCGTAAAGATGGAGAGCATCGAGGACAGGCTTTTGGCGCTGGGGCGGACTGCTGCCGGGCAAGCCGAACGGCCGCTCTTCCATGAGCTCAATCCTGATCGGGATTACTCACCGATCCTTAAATCGCCGCCGCAAAACCCGCGTCCCGCCTCGGTCCTGATCCCCGTCCTCAACCGTCCGCAGGGGCACACTGTCCTTTTTACGGTCCGCTCACCGACCATGCCCTCCCATGCCGGGCAGATCAGCTTTCCAGGTGGCGGCCCGAAAGACGGGGATCAGGGGCCAGTTGAGACCGCTTTGCGTGAAGCCAGCGAGGAAGTTGGCCTGCCCGCCGATGCTGTCGAAGTGGCCTCGGTCTTCGGTGAACATCATGGCGGGCTTGGCTACCGGGTGACCCCGGTCGTCGGGATCGTCCGCACTCCGCCTGAAATTAGGATTTGCACGCGCGAAGTAGATGAGGCCTTCGAGGTCCCGCTCTCCTTCCTGACCGACCTTGGCAATCACATCGTGATCGACAAGGCGTTCCGCGGCATAGATTACCGGATGTATGCCATTCCTTACGATGATGCGGGAACGGAGCGTCATATTTGGGGGCTGACGGCGGGGATCCTGCATACGCTGGCACTGGCCTGGAACGGCCAGCCCGTCGCGCCGTGA
- a CDS encoding CCA tRNA nucleotidyltransferase, whose product MSAFEDADFSWMKEAAPSRIMYHLNRTGTSRYVGGCVRDSLLGFPPGHQGRTDIDIATTLLPEDVMEVLSEADIRHIPTGIEHGTITAVIDRIPYEITTLRADVATDGRRAVVAFTEDWEEDAGRRDFTINALYLSKDGTIHDYHGGQDDLTEGRVRFIGDAEARIREDYLRILRFLRFSTRFARDLDEDGWAACVKLKDGIDHLSRERIWNEISRLFHAKRSPLALRKAAKASVLSHICPSRADPEIYDRLHEAIGHPMSSAEGLASLWPEAARETFQTAFKPANATLDEVDILRRTVKDVIEEIPPQFLLYRHGREMSEKGCHLAGAMQARPVDKDYFHEVMTLPVPHFPLKGADFVAHGVPKGPKVGAAQQYFEKAWIAAGFPDDQETIDHLMAAAARSV is encoded by the coding sequence GTGAGCGCGTTTGAAGACGCCGACTTCTCCTGGATGAAGGAGGCGGCGCCCTCGCGCATCATGTATCATCTAAATAGGACGGGCACGTCGCGTTATGTCGGCGGCTGTGTCCGGGATAGCCTGCTCGGCTTTCCGCCGGGCCATCAGGGCCGGACGGATATCGATATCGCAACGACCCTTCTTCCCGAAGATGTCATGGAAGTGCTGAGCGAAGCGGATATCCGGCATATTCCGACAGGGATCGAGCATGGGACGATCACGGCGGTGATTGACCGCATCCCTTACGAGATCACGACCTTGCGGGCGGATGTCGCAACCGATGGCCGCCGCGCGGTTGTGGCGTTCACGGAGGATTGGGAGGAGGATGCCGGGCGCCGGGATTTCACGATCAATGCGCTCTATCTATCTAAGGACGGCACCATCCATGACTATCATGGCGGGCAGGATGACCTGACCGAAGGCCGGGTCCGTTTCATCGGTGATGCCGAGGCCCGCATCCGCGAGGACTATCTGCGTATCCTCCGCTTTCTGAGGTTTTCAACGCGCTTTGCCCGCGACCTCGATGAGGACGGGTGGGCGGCTTGCGTGAAACTCAAAGACGGGATCGACCATCTCTCCCGCGAGCGGATCTGGAATGAAATCTCCCGCCTGTTCCATGCCAAGCGGTCGCCATTGGCCTTGCGCAAGGCGGCGAAGGCGAGCGTTCTGTCCCATATCTGCCCATCGCGGGCGGACCCAGAAATCTATGACAGGCTGCATGAGGCGATTGGCCATCCGATGAGTTCCGCCGAAGGGCTCGCTTCGCTCTGGCCGGAGGCTGCGCGAGAGACATTCCAAACTGCCTTCAAACCGGCAAATGCGACCCTCGATGAAGTCGACATTTTACGTCGTACCGTGAAGGATGTCATCGAGGAGATCCCGCCGCAATTCCTTCTCTATCGGCATGGTCGGGAGATGTCGGAGAAAGGCTGCCACCTCGCCGGGGCCATGCAGGCACGGCCGGTCGACAAAGACTATTTCCATGAGGTGATGACGCTCCCGGTACCGCATTTCCCGCTGAAGGGGGCGGATTTCGTGGCGCATGGCGTCCCTAAAGGCCCCAAAGTCGGGGCGGCCCAGCAATATTTCGAGAAGGCCTGGATCGCTGCTGGCTTCCCTGATGATCAGGAGACCATCGATCACCTCATGGCTGCGGCGGCGAGATCGGTCTGA
- a CDS encoding AAA family ATPase has protein sequence MSDNISPLSSLSPQEQIAAFEKHASTLHRVKDELNRLIFGQELVINEVLAAILAGGHSLLVGAPGLAKTRLVSAMGTVLGLDHRRVQFTPDLMPTDILGTEILEEDANGKRAFRFVKGPVFTQLLMADEINRASPRTQSALLEAMQERQVTIAGEERALPHPFLVLATQNPIEQEGTYPLPEAQLDRFILQTEIGYPDEAAERRMLAATTGSEDLTPQNVCTPADLEEAQQLIRMMPIGDGLIGEILSLVNALRPGGAKEDLLLWGPGPRASQALSLTVRARALLDGRTAPSREDLIALAPAALRHRIALTFPARAEGHTVDDVIRELTARIG, from the coding sequence GTGTCCGACAATATCTCTCCCTTGAGCTCGCTTAGCCCTCAGGAACAAATAGCGGCATTCGAAAAGCATGCCAGCACGTTGCATCGCGTCAAAGACGAGCTGAACAGGCTCATATTCGGCCAGGAATTGGTCATAAATGAGGTGCTCGCGGCGATTCTTGCGGGCGGGCACAGTCTGCTGGTGGGTGCACCGGGCCTTGCCAAGACAAGGCTCGTTTCGGCCATGGGCACGGTTCTGGGGCTCGATCACCGGCGGGTCCAGTTCACCCCCGACCTGATGCCGACCGATATCCTCGGCACCGAGATTCTCGAAGAGGATGCGAATGGCAAACGCGCCTTCCGATTCGTGAAGGGCCCCGTTTTCACGCAGCTCCTGATGGCCGACGAGATCAACCGGGCCAGCCCACGGACGCAAAGCGCTCTCCTCGAAGCGATGCAGGAGCGGCAGGTGACCATTGCCGGGGAGGAGCGCGCTTTGCCGCACCCCTTCCTCGTCCTCGCAACCCAGAACCCGATCGAGCAGGAAGGCACCTATCCCCTGCCCGAGGCCCAACTCGACCGCTTCATCCTGCAGACCGAGATCGGCTATCCGGACGAGGCCGCCGAGCGCCGGATGCTCGCCGCAACGACTGGGTCCGAGGACCTGACGCCGCAAAATGTCTGTACCCCCGCCGACCTTGAAGAAGCGCAGCAATTGATCCGTATGATGCCGATTGGCGATGGGCTGATCGGCGAGATCCTCTCGCTCGTGAATGCGCTGCGGCCGGGTGGTGCGAAAGAAGACCTCCTCCTCTGGGGGCCAGGACCGAGGGCCAGCCAGGCGCTCAGCCTGACCGTCAGGGCGCGCGCGCTTCTTGACGGGCGGACCGCGCCAAGCCGGGAAGACCTGATAGCGCTGGCTCCCGCTGCGTTACGTCACCGGATCGCCCTGACCTTCCCGGCACGCGCCGAAGGCCACACGGTCGATGATGTCATTCGTGAGCTGACTGCCCGGATTGGATAA
- a CDS encoding DUF1285 domain-containing protein — MDISRISASLEGVEDAADLPVEKWHPTHCGKMDLVIREDGAWIHEGTPIGRPALVRLLSRVLRKDEDGYVLVTPVEKISIEVEDVPFLVVDIDREGELLRARTNVGDEALIGPDHPLEMRAGDDGDDAPRPYVRIRGDLWARFARPAYYRLINEESWEKDGSLYVSSAGLDYELGAVA; from the coding sequence ATGGATATCAGCCGCATATCAGCTTCGCTGGAGGGCGTGGAGGACGCTGCCGACCTGCCGGTCGAGAAGTGGCATCCCACCCATTGCGGCAAAATGGATCTCGTCATCCGGGAGGATGGCGCGTGGATTCATGAGGGCACGCCGATCGGACGCCCGGCGCTGGTGCGGCTTCTCTCCCGTGTCCTGCGTAAAGATGAGGACGGTTATGTCCTTGTCACGCCGGTCGAGAAGATCAGCATTGAGGTTGAGGACGTGCCCTTCCTCGTGGTCGATATCGACCGGGAAGGTGAGCTTCTCCGTGCCCGCACCAATGTTGGTGACGAGGCGCTGATCGGCCCTGATCATCCTTTGGAGATGCGCGCAGGCGACGACGGCGATGACGCGCCGCGCCCCTATGTTCGCATTCGCGGTGACCTCTGGGCGCGCTTTGCGCGGCCTGCCTATTACCGTCTCATCAATGAAGAATCGTGGGAGAAAGACGGTTCGCTTTATGTGTCGAGTGCGGGTCTGGATTACGAATTGGGAGCCGTCGCATGA
- a CDS encoding long-chain fatty acid--CoA ligase, with protein sequence MLGYMMDTPLLTTDLLRHGLRNSPDQQIVSRLVEGGIHSYSFREAGARIAQLAHALKAMGIEEGDRVGVMAWNTYRQLELYYAVAGIGAVCHTINPRLGPENAAYVMNHAGDKVVFYDETFKPLAEGLAPHLPKVERYIAMSPGNEEVPADFAGKPVSVQDDLMKGLPEEYDWPSFDENTSCGMCYTSGTTGKPKGVVYTHRSQVLHALVTSLPSVVGFAPDEPVMAVVPMFHVNAWGLPFSALLGGTKLVLPGPGLDAPRLYDMIEETGTAYSLGVPTLWLNLLKHVEDNGFKFSTLKYVLSGGSALSERIIRGFERLGVRVRQGWGMTEMSPVGTTNFEEEGFFDLPEDERIKKQLQQGKPVPLVDMRIVSPTGEVLPHDGETDGHLQVRGPWVLSEYYLHDEPTLTADGWFDTGDVAVIHKDGRMQITDRAKDAIKSGGEWLSTIEIENAALSHPDVENAAVIGMPHPKWQERPLLIVQMDIHAKATPEDVLQFTRDRLPKISWPDDIKVVKNIPLGATGKVLKTELRKTFADYKLPTAS encoded by the coding sequence ATGCTGGGTTACATGATGGATACGCCGCTTTTGACGACGGATCTGTTGCGGCACGGGCTTCGAAATTCCCCTGACCAGCAAATCGTTTCGCGTCTCGTTGAAGGCGGTATCCATTCTTACAGTTTCCGTGAAGCCGGTGCCCGTATCGCACAGCTTGCCCATGCGCTGAAGGCGATGGGCATCGAAGAGGGCGATCGGGTCGGCGTCATGGCCTGGAATACCTATCGTCAGCTTGAACTTTATTATGCCGTGGCCGGAATCGGGGCCGTTTGTCACACCATTAATCCCCGTCTCGGGCCGGAGAACGCGGCCTATGTGATGAACCATGCGGGCGACAAGGTGGTCTTCTATGATGAGACCTTCAAGCCGCTGGCTGAAGGGCTCGCACCGCATCTGCCCAAGGTCGAACGCTACATTGCAATGTCGCCGGGCAATGAAGAAGTTCCAGCAGATTTCGCAGGCAAACCCGTCAGTGTGCAGGATGACCTGATGAAAGGTCTGCCTGAAGAATATGACTGGCCGAGCTTTGATGAGAACACGTCCTGCGGCATGTGCTATACGTCCGGGACGACGGGTAAGCCCAAGGGCGTAGTTTATACCCACCGTTCACAGGTGCTTCATGCGCTGGTGACATCGCTGCCTTCCGTTGTCGGATTTGCACCGGATGAACCGGTGATGGCTGTGGTGCCGATGTTCCATGTGAATGCCTGGGGTCTGCCTTTCTCGGCGCTCCTTGGCGGCACGAAGCTGGTCCTGCCGGGACCGGGTCTGGATGCGCCAAGACTTTACGATATGATCGAAGAGACGGGTACGGCCTATTCACTGGGTGTACCGACACTCTGGCTCAATCTGCTCAAGCATGTCGAGGACAATGGGTTCAAATTTTCGACCCTCAAATATGTCCTGAGTGGCGGTTCTGCGCTCTCTGAACGGATCATTCGCGGGTTCGAGAGGCTGGGCGTTCGTGTGCGTCAAGGGTGGGGCATGACGGAAATGTCGCCGGTCGGGACGACCAATTTCGAGGAAGAAGGCTTCTTCGATCTGCCCGAAGACGAGCGGATCAAGAAACAGCTCCAGCAAGGCAAGCCTGTGCCGCTGGTCGATATGCGGATCGTCTCCCCAACGGGTGAGGTCCTCCCGCATGACGGGGAAACGGACGGTCACCTTCAGGTCCGCGGGCCTTGGGTCCTCTCTGAATACTATCTGCATGACGAACCGACGCTGACGGCTGATGGCTGGTTCGATACGGGCGATGTGGCGGTGATCCACAAGGATGGCCGTATGCAGATCACCGATCGCGCAAAAGACGCCATCAAGTCTGGCGGAGAATGGCTCTCAACCATCGAGATCGAGAATGCGGCCCTGTCTCATCCGGATGTCGAGAATGCTGCCGTTATCGGCATGCCGCATCCGAAATGGCAAGAGCGTCCGTTGCTCATCGTACAAATGGATATTCACGCCAAGGCAACGCCCGAAGACGTGCTGCAATTCACCAGAGACCGTCTGCCGAAAATTTCCTGGCCGGACGATATCAAGGTCGTGAAGAATATTCCGCTGGGGGCGACAGGCAAAGTTCTCAAGACCGAGCTGCGCAAGACATTTGCCGACTACAAGCTGCCAACAGCGTCGTAG